The DNA region CCGGGACGGCTGGGACGTTGATGCCGTAGAGCTCAGCGGCATTGCGCCAGCAGAAGTTGTCCCGTTGCTCGGCGCTGAACGCGCTGGGCACCTTGAGTTCGGCGAGGTTCCAGTGCGGGTAGCTGGAGCCGAACATCGTCATGTTCTGCTTGCCGGTGAAGCCGAACCATTCGCCGGCGAACTCCACATCGCCGGGTCCGTCGAAGGCGCCCTGGACGAAGTAGACGTGCCCGGGCAGGTAGTCGCTGGGCATCTTCGGTGCCCACGGCGTCTGCTCCAGATGCGGCCGGCCGAAACAGTCCATCCGCCACATGAACGGCGTCAGCATGTCGCCGGCGCCGTCGGCCCAGACGAACTTGAGGCCGTCGAACTTTTCGAACACGCCCTCGGCGATCATGTTCAGCAGGTGATAGATGTAGTTCAGCGACATGAACGACAGGTACTGCTCGTAGGTGCGGGCCTTGCCCGAAGGCGTTGGCGGGAAGGCGATTCCGGCGCCGACCTCGATGTGCGCGGCGACCGGCAGGCCCGCGCTGACCGCGGCCTCCCACAGCGGCCAGAACTGCGGCTTGCCGTAGAGTTCGCGCGACTGCAGCGGGATGCCGATCTGGACCACCCGCGGATGGTCCTTGTACTTGTCGATCTCGCGCAACGCGCCGCTGATGTCGTCGGGGTCGACCCGGATCGTGCCGCGGAAGCGCTCACCGAACTCGTCGTGTTCGAGCCAGCGCGACACCATCATGTCGTTGTGCGCCGAGGCGATCGCGGTGCCCAGATGGCGGTCGGGCATGATGCCGCGCGTCATCGGGTGCAGCACGGCGATGTCCACCCCGCGGTCGGTGAACAGGTGCTTGGCGACCACGTCGACATCGGATCCGGGGTATTGCCCGTCGGGGCCCTTGGTGCCCTTGGCGTACTCCCCGCCGGGGGCGCCGTACCAGTCCATCTCGTAGTCGGGGAAGCCGCGGCTGCGGAACGGCTCGTGCATGAAGTTCTGCCGCAGGTCCTTGTTCGACTCGACGAAGATGTGCACGCTCGCGTCGATGACCGGCGTCTGCACTGTCTCGTCGCCGCTTTTGATTTCGATCATGACATCCGTCCACGGTCGGCCATGTGACTCATAGTACAACCCCGTTCTTCGAGAGCAAGAATGGAATTCTCACAGGCTGACCTCGCGTTCGGCGGTGCCGGGCTGGGCGCCGCCGGAGGCTGTGAGACTTCGATTCCAGGATACTAGAATGCTATTCTCCAATGAAACCACGACTTGGTCGCCTATATCTAGCGCAGAAGGCAGAGGAGAACTGTGCAACTCGAATTTGATGCCGACGTCGAGCGGTTCCGGGCTGAGTTCGTCGCGTTTCTCGACGAGCATCTGCCGCCGGAGAGCGAGACCGCCGAACGGTCGCAGACGTGTTCGCACATTCCGGAGTGGGCCCGCCGGTGGCAGCGGTTGCAGTTCGAGCACGGCTGGCTGCTGCCCGGAAATCCCCCCGAGTTCGGCGGCCGCAACGCCAGCGTCGTGCAGCAGTACGCGCATCGCGAAGAGTTGTCGAAGCGCCGGATCTACCACAGCTTCAACCCGCAGGGCGTCGGCATCGTCGCGGCCTCCATCCTCACGTTCGGTACCGAGGAGCAGAAGCAGAAGTGGGCGGTGCCGATCCTGCGCGCCGAGATGACGGCGTCGGTGGGGATGAGCGAACCCGGTGCGGGGTCGGACCTGGCATCGCTGCGCACCAAGGCCGTGCGCGACGGCGACTCGTTCGTGGTCAACGGGCAGAAGGTGTGGACGTCGGGAGCGCACGACGCCGACGTGCTGCTGACGTTCGTGCGCACCGATCCCGACGTGCCCAAGCACAAGGGCCTGTCGGTACTGATGATCCCCACCGACAGTCCCGGCTTGGTACGCCGGCCGTTCCCGACGGTGTGCCATCACGACGACCTCGACTTCAACGAGGTGTTCTTCACCGACGTGCGGGTGCCGAGCGAGAACCTGATCGGTCCGCTCAACGGCGGCTGGCGGGTCGCCAACGGAGCGCTGGGCCACGAACGCACGATGATGTGGATGCAGTACGCGGATCGGTTGCACAACCTCGTCGAGGACTTCCGGCCCACCGATGTGCTGGGCCGGGACCGCTACGCCACGCTGCTGATGGACTACACCGCGCTGCGGCTGCTGGGGTCGGCGGCGATCGCCAGGGCGTCCCGCGGTGACGAGGACATGACCACCATCTCGGTGCTCAAGGTGCTTGGGTCCGAGGCGGAACGCGATGCCACCGAACATGCGTTGTCGGCGGCCGGGGTGGACGGACTGCGCCACCCCGCCAGCACATCGGCGTATCAACCCTATGACCTCGACTACCTCTCGGCCGGCTGGATCGAGCGCTACTTCCGCAGCTTCGCCGGGACCATCGCCGGCGGCACCTCCGAGATCCAGCGCAACATCATCGCGCGCGGCCTCGGCCTCTAGCGATTTCGGCGCGGTTTCCCGGTGCTGACCCAGGGAAACCGCGCCCAAATCGCCTCAGGGCCAGTCGATGACCGCGGCTTCCTTGCGCTCGGTGATCGGCCGGGCCAGCTCCTGCTCGTTGCAGATGCGCTGCAGATTCTCCAGGGTCTCGTCCAGACCCGGACCCAGCGGCTTGCTGGGGGTGAACGTGGCAGGCAGGTTCCGCATGCCCTGGATGACGCCGATGGTTTCGTAGTGCACCGCGCCCTCGGGGTCGCAGACGTAGTCCGGCATCCGGTCCAGCACCGCGGTGAGCATCGACTTGAACACGGTGCGGGCCACGTTGGACCCCACACAGCGGTGCACGCCGATGCCGAAGCTGAAGTGGCGGTTGCCCTTCCGGTCCATGATCAGCTCGTTGGGCTTTTCGAACACCGCGGGGTCGCGGTTGGCCATCGCCCAGGACAGCCACAGTCGCTCGTACTGTTTGAACTGCTGACCCAGCACCTCGACATCATCGGAGAAGGTGCGTCCATCGCCGGGGGCCGGGGTGAAGAACCGCAGGAACTCCTCGGTCGCCGGGTTCAGCAGCGTGGCGCGTTCCGCGCTGAGCCGGGTGCGTTCCGCGGGGTTCTCGCCGAGCCACTCCAAGGCGTGGGCGGTCAGCGCGGTCGTGGTGTCGAAGCCGCCGCCGATGACCAGGCCCAGATTGCCCAGGATCTCCATGTCGGGTGCGGGCTCGCCGTCAATGCGTAACTGCAGCAAGGCATTGACCAGCCCGGGGCGGGGGTTCTCCCGGATCTCCATCATGTTGTTGATGATGTCGATGCCCATTTCGCGATGCTGTTCGTTGATCTTCTCGCGTTCGGGCGCGTGCTCGGGGGTGTACACCGAGGCGTGGGTGGGCTCGCTGTAGACGTTCCACTTCTTCAGCTCGATGCCCATCATCGCCAACGTCAACACCGCGGGCACCACGTTGGCCAGGTGCTCGACGAAGTCGATCTGCCCCGATTCGATGTGCTCGTCGAGCGCCGCACGGGTGATCTCGTCGACGAACGGTTCCCAGCGCTTGATGGCGGCCGGCGACAGATAGGGGTTCAGTGCCCCCCGGTACTGGCTGTGCTCGGGCTCGTCCATCTCCAGGATGCCGCCGCGAACCACGGTGGCACGACTGGCCTTGGGGATGGTGATGCCCTGAAACGGGGTCTCCCCGGTGATGTCGTGGTGATTGGACACCACGGGGCAGCGGGCGAGTTCGAACACGTGCTCGCTGTCCGCGGCCACCCAATGCCCGCCGTGGGTGTCGGTCCACGCCATCGGACACTTGGCCTGCATCTCCTCGGTGATCTCTTGGAATTGCAGCCGATACTCGGGGGTGTGCCGGTCGAAGTGGTACCTGTTCTTCTTGCGGTCGTCGGTCGTGACATCGTCGATACTCACGGCGTTGTCTCCTTGATGTTCAGGCCGATCGGATGGTTCCACGGTGCGATCGGGCTCATTCGATGACGATGGCTTGTTCCGGACAGGATTGGGCGGCCTCGCGGACGGCGTCCTGCTGGTCTTCCGGGACTATCTCGTTCACGGCCGATGAATGGCCGTCGACGTCGTCGAGTTCGAACGAGTCGGGCGCGATCATCGCGCACAGGGTGTGCCCCTGGCACTTGTCGCGGTCTACCCAAACCTTCATCGTGCATTCCTTTCGCGCCCAATCATGCTGTGCTGCAACCTGATCAAATCAAACGTGGTAGTCGTACCATTTCAGGTAGCCGCCCGCGTCGACGCGCAGTTGCATGCCGGTGACGTAGCGGGATTCATCCGACGCCAACCACAGCACCGCATTGCTGATGTCCTCGGGCTCGATGTAGTTGACCTTCATCGCCTGCTGGACGCCGAAGACCGGCTCGGCATCGGCGCGGGTCGGGTTCTCCAGGTCGGGCCGGAAGGACCGGTACATGGGCTCGCTCTGCAGCATGTCGGTGTTGCAGTTGGTCGGATGGATCACGTTGGCGCGCATCCCGCGCACCGCGATCTCGGTGGCGAGGTAGTGCACGTACTCGGAGATCATGCGCTTGGACACCATGTAGCCCATGCCGCCGGGGTCGTTGCCGGGGTTGGGCTTACTGTGCGCGTCCATCAGTGCCGCGGCCGAGGCGGTCGCAATGATCGAGGCGCCTTCGGTGAGGTGGGGCAGCGCCACCTGGATGGCGTTGATGGTGCCGATCAGGTTGGTGTTGATGCCGTCGGTCCAGGCCTGCATCGGCGGCTGGCCCTTCATGCCCGCGACGCCGGCCTGCGCCACCACGACGTCGAGCTTGCCGAACTCGGACAGACCAGCTTCCAACGCGGTGCGCAGTTGGGCGGCCTCGCGCACGTCGGCCTTGGCGGTGACGATCCGCTGACCGGTCTTCTCGACGAGGTTCTTGGTCTCCTCGAGGTCTTCCGGGGTCGCCATCGGGTAACCGATGGTCTCAAGGTCTTCGCAGAGGTCCACGGCGATGATGTCGGCGCCCTCTTCGGCCAACCGCACCGCGTGGGCGCGGCCCTGACCGCGCGCTGCTCCGGTGATGAATGCGACCTTGCCTGCAACGCGTCCCACGGGATTCCTTTCGTACTGCTGTCAGCCAGTTGGTGGTCGATGGTCATCCGGGGGATTACAAGACGCGGCCACCCCGTTTGCCTGCGTGATGCAGGGGCCTGGGGTGGCGGTCGTAAAGAATCTCCCTTTCGATTGTGAGAACGCTACTCTCCGGCCCGCTCGTCCCGCAAGGTTACTGCACTAATGGTCTCAAAACTCGGCACGTCGGGGGCGGTTTCGGCGTTGCCTTGACAGCGGGTCGACGATCCTGGTTAGTTGCTTGAGTTCTCCCGTGGCGGATGTAAGATTCGCCGAAGATGAGAATCCAGTTATCAACGAGCAGGAAGGCCGCTTGATGGCATCCCCCGCGACGGCGACCTCAGACCAAGCCAATGGGCAGGCTGGAGCGACACCCGTCGATCGCCGCCTACTGATCGACGGGCAACTCGTCGAGTCCGCGAAGGCCGCCGGAAAAAATTACGCGAGCCTGAACCCGGCGACCGGCGAGATCCTGGGTTACGCGCCGGATGCGGGCGTCGAGGACGCCAAGGCCGCCGTCGCGGCCGCGCGCGCCGCCTTCGACAACACCGACTGGTCCACCAACGTCGAGTTCCGGATCCACTGCCTCGAGCAACTACACCGCGCGCTGATCGAGCATCGCGCCGAGCTGGGTCAGCTGACCACCGACGAGGTCGGCGCCACCCCGGCCCTGCTGGCCGGCGCGCAGTACGACGGCCCCGTCGACATCGTGCGCTACTACGCCGAGCTGTTGAAGAACACCGAGCTGACCGAGGATCTGGGCAACGTCGAAAGCCGCGGCGCGCTGCACCATCGTTGGGTCGAGAAGGAAGCCGCCGGCGTCGTCGCGGCGATCATCGCCTACAACTACCCGAACCAGTTGGCGCTGGCCAAGCTCGCACCCGCGCTGGCCGCCGGCTGCACCGTGGTCCTCAAGGCAGCCCCCGACACGCCGCTGATCACCCTCGCCCTGGGGGAACTGATCGCCGCGCACACCGACATCCCGGCGGGCGTCGTCAACGTCATCTCGGCGACCGATCCCGAGGTCGGGGCGGTCCTCACGACCAGCCCGGACGTCGACCTGGTCACCTTCACCGGCTCGACCCAGACGGGCCGGGCGATCATGGCCGCCGCCAGCGGCACCCTCAAGCGGGTGTTCCTGGAACTCGGCGGCAAATCCGCCGCGATCGTCCTCGACGACGCCGACGTGAACAGCGCGGTGGTCTTCGCCGCCTTCTCGATGGTCACGCACGCCGGGCAGGGCTGTGCGCTGACGTCGCGACTGTTGGTGCCGCGCAAGCAACATGACGAGATTGTGGAGTTGGTCAAGGCCAACTTCGGCTACGTCCGCTACGGCGATCCCAATGACCCCAAGACCTACATGGGCCCGCTGATCAGCGAGAAGCAGCGGGACAAGGTCGACGGCATGGTCAAGCGTGCGGTCGAGGCCGGCGCGACGCTCGTGACCGGTGGTGAGAAGAAGGGGCCCGGGTACTTCTACACGCCGACCCTGCTGGCCAATGTCGATCCCGACAGCGAGATCGCGCAAGAGGAGGTGTTCGGTCCGGTGCTCGCGGTCATCGCCTACGACGACGACGATGATGCGGTGCGCATCGCCAACAACTCCATCTACGGGTTGTCCGGGGCCATCTTCGGCGGCCAGGATCGCGCCGTGGCGATGGCGCGCAGGATCCGCACCGGCACCTTCTCGATCAACGGGGGCAACTACTTTCACCCGGACGCGCCGTTCGGTGGCTACAAGCAGTCCGGCATCGGACGCGAGATGGGCGCCGCCGGACTCGCGGAGTTCCAGGAAACCAAGACCTTCGCCACACCGGTCGCCGCCGAGCAAGGGGCCCAGGCTTGAGCGCGCCGCTGGAGGGCATCCGCGTGCTCGAGGTCGCGATGTACGGATTCGTGCCGTCGGCCGGGGCCGTGCTCCGGGAGTGGGGTGCGGAGGTCATCAAGGTCGAGCACGCCGTCACCGGCGACCCGCAACGCGGGTTGCGTCAAACCGGTCTGCTGCGGGTCGAGGGCGACCCGAATCCCAACATCGAGCACGCCAACCGCGGTAAGCGCAGCATCGGCCTGGACATGTCGGTACCGGAGGGCAAAGAGGTCCTGCTGGAACTGGCCAAGCGCGCCGACGTGTTCCTCACCAGCTTCCTGCCCGGGCACCGGCAAAAGTTCGGCATCGACGTCGACGACATCCGCGCGGTCAATCCGAAGATCATCTACGCGCGCGGCAGCGCGCTGGGACCGCGCGGCAAGGAAGCCGTCAAGGGCGGCTACGACATGACCGCCTTCTGGTGCCGGGCCGGCACCGCGCGCACCATCACGCCGCCGGACATGCCCGGCATGATCGGCCCGCCCGGACCGGCCTACGGCGACACCATCTCCGGCACCAACCTCGCCGGCGGCATCGCCGCGGCACTGGTGAAACGCGAGCGCACCGGCGAACCGTCGGTCGTGGACGTTTCGCTGCTGGGCAGTGGACTGTGGTCGATGGGGCATACGGTCGCACTGACCAACCACCTCGGCGAACGCATGGAGGCCTTTCCGCCCGGCGTCCACGGCTCGCCGATCAACCCCCTGGTCGGGCTCTACCCCACGGCCGACGATCGCTACATCTCGTTCGTGATGATGCAGCCCACCAAGTTCTGGGCCGACGTCTGCCGGCACATGGAACTCGACGACCTGGTCGACGATCCGCGCTTCGCGACAGTGGAGTCGATCGCCGAGCACACCGAGGCGGCCACCGCGATCCTCACCGAGGCGATGGCCAAGCGGACGCTGACCGAGTGGAGCGAACGCTTCGCCACGCTCGCCGGGCCATGGGCTCCCGTGCAGGACACCCTGCAGGCGGCGCAGGACGCCCAGGTCCGAGCCAACGAGTATCTCGTGCAGGCAGGGGAACTCGAGCTGGTGGCCAACCCGGTGCAGTTCGACGTCAGCGCACCGAGCACCAGCCCGGCGCCGGGCTTCGCCGAACAGACCGACGACATCCTCCAGGAATTGGGTCTGGACTGGGACCGCATCATCGAGCTCAAAACGGCCGGCGCCGTCACCTAACCGAAAGCCACCAATGTCACTCCGCACCGCTGTAGGTACGCACCTGCCCCGTTGGGGCTGTGACGTGCGTCTCTACGCCGCCCGCAGTGCGGGCTTCGTCACGGCAGCGGTCCACGGCAGGCGGACCGTTACACTGAGCCGCCGTTCTGTTGCGGAAGTTCTCGATTCCAACACGGCGGTGACGCAGATCAGCTATGAAGATCTGGGCTTGGCGAATCCCCTCGACACGGACAAGACGGTGGAGGCCGAAGTGACCACGGCGGGGGAGTTGGTACCGGATAATCCGAGCGGCGGCCGGCAGACCGCCGGGTGTGCACCCGGCTTCAGCGGGACGGCCCAAGAAGTGGAACTGTTCGGTCGACTACGGGGGGAAGCCATCAACCAATTCGGCGGCGTTCGGATCGGGCTGACGCACATCCTCGAAAGATCGGGAGCACCGCGCCATGGCAAATAAAGAGGTGGTCAAGGGGCCGGAACGCTGGACGGTAGGCATCCCGAAGTTGCGGAACGCCTCCGGAGCCTTCCAGGCCATCGGCGGGTTGTTCGCCATGTCGGCCGATGCGGTGCGCTTCATTTTTGTCCGGCCGTTTCAGTGGCGCGAGTTCATCGAGCAGTGCTGGTTTGTGGCGCGGGTGTCGTTGGCGCCGACGTTGTTGGTGGCGATTCCGTTCACGGTTCTGGTGTCGTTCACGTTGAACATTTTGTTGCGGGAGTTGGGGGCGGCGGATCTCTCGGGTGCGGGGGCGGCGTTCGGTGCGGTGACGCAGTTGGGTCCGATGGTGACGGTGTTGATCGTGGCCGGTGCGGGTGCGACGGCGATGTGCGCGGATCTGGGGTCGCGGACCATCCGTGAGGAGATCGACGCGATGGAGGTGCTGGGCATCAATCCGGTGCAGC from Mycolicibacterium sp. MU0053 includes:
- a CDS encoding acyl-CoA dehydrogenase family protein: MQLEFDADVERFRAEFVAFLDEHLPPESETAERSQTCSHIPEWARRWQRLQFEHGWLLPGNPPEFGGRNASVVQQYAHREELSKRRIYHSFNPQGVGIVAASILTFGTEEQKQKWAVPILRAEMTASVGMSEPGAGSDLASLRTKAVRDGDSFVVNGQKVWTSGAHDADVLLTFVRTDPDVPKHKGLSVLMIPTDSPGLVRRPFPTVCHHDDLDFNEVFFTDVRVPSENLIGPLNGGWRVANGALGHERTMMWMQYADRLHNLVEDFRPTDVLGRDRYATLLMDYTALRLLGSAAIARASRGDEDMTTISVLKVLGSEAERDATEHALSAAGVDGLRHPASTSAYQPYDLDYLSAGWIERYFRSFAGTIAGGTSEIQRNIIARGLGL
- a CDS encoding CaiB/BaiF CoA transferase family protein — its product is MSAPLEGIRVLEVAMYGFVPSAGAVLREWGAEVIKVEHAVTGDPQRGLRQTGLLRVEGDPNPNIEHANRGKRSIGLDMSVPEGKEVLLELAKRADVFLTSFLPGHRQKFGIDVDDIRAVNPKIIYARGSALGPRGKEAVKGGYDMTAFWCRAGTARTITPPDMPGMIGPPGPAYGDTISGTNLAGGIAAALVKRERTGEPSVVDVSLLGSGLWSMGHTVALTNHLGERMEAFPPGVHGSPINPLVGLYPTADDRYISFVMMQPTKFWADVCRHMELDDLVDDPRFATVESIAEHTEAATAILTEAMAKRTLTEWSERFATLAGPWAPVQDTLQAAQDAQVRANEYLVQAGELELVANPVQFDVSAPSTSPAPGFAEQTDDILQELGLDWDRIIELKTAGAVT
- a CDS encoding amidohydrolase family protein, whose translation is MIEIKSGDETVQTPVIDASVHIFVESNKDLRQNFMHEPFRSRGFPDYEMDWYGAPGGEYAKGTKGPDGQYPGSDVDVVAKHLFTDRGVDIAVLHPMTRGIMPDRHLGTAIASAHNDMMVSRWLEHDEFGERFRGTIRVDPDDISGALREIDKYKDHPRVVQIGIPLQSRELYGKPQFWPLWEAAVSAGLPVAAHIEVGAGIAFPPTPSGKARTYEQYLSFMSLNYIYHLLNMIAEGVFEKFDGLKFVWADGAGDMLTPFMWRMDCFGRPHLEQTPWAPKMPSDYLPGHVYFVQGAFDGPGDVEFAGEWFGFTGKQNMTMFGSSYPHWNLAELKVPSAFSAEQRDNFCWRNAAELYGINVPAVPAGLIAQ
- a CDS encoding aldehyde dehydrogenase family protein, whose amino-acid sequence is MASPATATSDQANGQAGATPVDRRLLIDGQLVESAKAAGKNYASLNPATGEILGYAPDAGVEDAKAAVAAARAAFDNTDWSTNVEFRIHCLEQLHRALIEHRAELGQLTTDEVGATPALLAGAQYDGPVDIVRYYAELLKNTELTEDLGNVESRGALHHRWVEKEAAGVVAAIIAYNYPNQLALAKLAPALAAGCTVVLKAAPDTPLITLALGELIAAHTDIPAGVVNVISATDPEVGAVLTTSPDVDLVTFTGSTQTGRAIMAAASGTLKRVFLELGGKSAAIVLDDADVNSAVVFAAFSMVTHAGQGCALTSRLLVPRKQHDEIVELVKANFGYVRYGDPNDPKTYMGPLISEKQRDKVDGMVKRAVEAGATLVTGGEKKGPGYFYTPTLLANVDPDSEIAQEEVFGPVLAVIAYDDDDDAVRIANNSIYGLSGAIFGGQDRAVAMARRIRTGTFSINGGNYFHPDAPFGGYKQSGIGREMGAAGLAEFQETKTFATPVAAEQGAQA
- a CDS encoding thiolase C-terminal domain-containing protein, which gives rise to MRLYAARSAGFVTAAVHGRRTVTLSRRSVAEVLDSNTAVTQISYEDLGLANPLDTDKTVEAEVTTAGELVPDNPSGGRQTAGCAPGFSGTAQEVELFGRLRGEAINQFGGVRIGLTHILERSGAPRHGK
- a CDS encoding cytochrome P450, producing the protein MSIDDVTTDDRKKNRYHFDRHTPEYRLQFQEITEEMQAKCPMAWTDTHGGHWVAADSEHVFELARCPVVSNHHDITGETPFQGITIPKASRATVVRGGILEMDEPEHSQYRGALNPYLSPAAIKRWEPFVDEITRAALDEHIESGQIDFVEHLANVVPAVLTLAMMGIELKKWNVYSEPTHASVYTPEHAPEREKINEQHREMGIDIINNMMEIRENPRPGLVNALLQLRIDGEPAPDMEILGNLGLVIGGGFDTTTALTAHALEWLGENPAERTRLSAERATLLNPATEEFLRFFTPAPGDGRTFSDDVEVLGQQFKQYERLWLSWAMANRDPAVFEKPNELIMDRKGNRHFSFGIGVHRCVGSNVARTVFKSMLTAVLDRMPDYVCDPEGAVHYETIGVIQGMRNLPATFTPSKPLGPGLDETLENLQRICNEQELARPITERKEAAVIDWP
- a CDS encoding mycofactocin-coupled SDR family oxidoreductase, with product MGRVAGKVAFITGAARGQGRAHAVRLAEEGADIIAVDLCEDLETIGYPMATPEDLEETKNLVEKTGQRIVTAKADVREAAQLRTALEAGLSEFGKLDVVVAQAGVAGMKGQPPMQAWTDGINTNLIGTINAIQVALPHLTEGASIIATASAAALMDAHSKPNPGNDPGGMGYMVSKRMISEYVHYLATEIAVRGMRANVIHPTNCNTDMLQSEPMYRSFRPDLENPTRADAEPVFGVQQAMKVNYIEPEDISNAVLWLASDESRYVTGMQLRVDAGGYLKWYDYHV
- a CDS encoding MlaE family ABC transporter permease, whose protein sequence is MANKEVVKGPERWTVGIPKLRNASGAFQAIGGLFAMSADAVRFIFVRPFQWREFIEQCWFVARVSLAPTLLVAIPFTVLVSFTLNILLRELGAADLSGAGAAFGAVTQLGPMVTVLIVAGAGATAMCADLGSRTIREEIDAMEVLGINPVQRLVTPRMLAAGLVALLLNSLVVIIGILGGYVFSVFIQDVNPGAFAAGITLLTGVPEVIISCVKAALFGLIAGLVACYRGLTITGGGAKAVGNAVNETVVYAFMALFVINVIVTAIGIQMTNG
- a CDS encoding ferredoxin, with product MKVWVDRDKCQGHTLCAMIAPDSFELDDVDGHSSAVNEIVPEDQQDAVREAAQSCPEQAIVIE